CCGGCACCTCACCAGCAACCTCACCTTCCAGGAGGCCTACGACATGACCGGCCGGGTCCTTGGCGTCACAGTCTGCTCGCCGCGGCGCCACGAGCCTCCCCGCTGCCTTAATTACTTGACCTCCCCAAATGTGGTCATATGGAGCGCCGTGACCGCGTCCTGCGCCTTTCCGGGGCTTTTCGAGGCGCAGGAGCTCATGGCCAAGGACCTCAATGGCGAGCTTGTGCCGTACCACAGGCCGGTGCTAGACGGGCCGGAGGCGGCCGTCAGCGAGCAGCGCCGGTGGAGGGACGGTAGCCTGGAGAGCGATCTGCCGATGGTGCACCTGAAAGAGCTATTCAATGTTAATCACTTCATCGTCAGCCAGGCCAACCCCCATATCGTACCGCTCTTAAGGCTCAAGGACCTCGTCCGGTCCATCGGTGGCCAATTCGCCGCCAAGGTACGACACTCCTTTCTACTCTTGATTTGTGATGCCATGAACCGAGAAGTTTTTTCTTGCCTCCCCAACTTCCGTTTCCCTTTTCCTGAAATTGGTAAATTGTCTAGTCCCTTTGGCTAATTTGGATTCCCGGATTCTTCCCACTTTCCACAAATTAATTTGGATGGTTTTGAGAACCCCAACAGGGAGAGCCCATAACAGGGCTGCACTCTTGAAACTCAAGGCGGAGAGCTTCCAAACTGTGCTTTGAAAAGAACCCATAATCGAACCTAAGTCCGTGCACAAAGAAAAGTTAGAACTATCATTCTATAAAGTCCACTGGTCAAAGCATTTCACAGAAAAACATTTCTTGATCAAAGGCGATATGCCATCTGATACGGCTATTATTCTGCAGCTCGCTCATCTAACAGAGATGGAGGTGAAGCATAGGTGCAATCAAGTGCTGGAGTTGGGTTTCCCACTGGGTGGGCTGGCCAAACTGTTTGCTCAAGACTGGGAGGGTGATGTGACCGTCGTCATGCCGGCAACACTTTCGCAGGTAATTGGCGATCCTTTTTCTTGGATAACAGAGGGGAAAAGCTGTAAATATTCTGGGGATTAAACATCTCTTTGTCTGCTCTGTTCTATCTGCAGTACTCGAAAATCATACAGAATCCTACTTATGTGGACCTTCAGAAGGCAGCTAACCAGGGAAGACGATGCACATGGGAAAAGCTTTCTGCAATAAAAGCGAACTGCGGGATTGAACTTGTTCTGGACGAATGCGTCGCCTACCTCAACCACATGCGGAGGCTTAAGCGCAGGGCTGAAAGAGCTGCAGCGGCGGCGCAAGGCCTAATGAATGGCGGTGGTATGGTGAGGATCAGCGCCTCCCGCAGGATACCCTCATGGAACCGCATTGCACGAGAAAATTCTGCGGGATCTCTTGACGAGGAGAGCCTTGCAGAAGGCCTTCAGGTTGGTGGATTACAATCCGGTCGCAATGCAAGGAACAGCCGAGGCAATCACGACGGCAGTGACAGTGATACAGAGAGCACAGACCTCAACAACTCCTCTTGGACAAGGTCAGGTGGTCCTTTGATGAGGACAGCTTCTGCGGATAAGTTCATCAGCTTTGTGCAGAGTCTGGAATTTGGCCTGGAGCAGAGCAAACATTTGAAGGATGAACAACTCTTAGCACATGCAATTACAGATGAAACTGTGAGAGAAACGCCTCAACCAGATCCTCGTGCTGTTCAAATGGGCAGCAGACCTTCTGGAACCGGTTCCAGTATCACAGTTTCTGAAGGTGATCTGTTACAGCCTGAAATGGCTGAACATGGAATTGTCTTCAACGTTGTTAGGATGGAGGATTTATCTCAAGTTAATAAAAGCTGCGGTCCTGAGCAGTCGTCGAGTCATCCTGTTGCAGAATGTGTGCAGATCGATTGCCCTGACAAGGACATGGAAGGTTACAATGCCAGTTCAACCTCTGATGACGATTGTGAAGGAAAATCATGATGAAGACATCTGGCAAATTCTGTGTCGACTGCAGATTCTGCTGAGACAATAATAACCTACTGTACAGTTGCAATAACCGCAGGTACTTGCTGCATCCCTCTTCTCGCTGTATTGAACCCCAGCCGGTGAAGGGCCACCGAAAGGTCTCACAAGGAGCCTCGAAAGTGGGGGCGATGTATATAAATAGCTAAAAAAACCATATACGTATTTAAAGGAGGTATATAACAAGGAAAAACGGCCAACCTTATAATGCTTCTGTATCGTATTCGAGCATTCTTTCCTGGTGTAAGAGTATCATGTACATACTTCATCAGTCGACTTTTGGACAGTTCCCGTTTTTCAGATGGATCTGCATGTTGCAATAAGATGGGGACAATGCCGTTGTGTAGTGTTCAATAGAGTGTACATCTTGGCTGTTAATATTACATCGAAATGTCACTTTGCTTCTGTAATCATTTTTATGTGCTACAGTAATTCTTTTCCATTAGTCTATTACCTCCATAGTCTGCATGATTTCCTctattttctcatttcttcCCTAGTCAGGAGCAGATTCATCTGCAAAGTTGATGATAGGTCCTTACCTCAGTCGAGATACCATGAAGATATGAGTTACCACTAGCGGGCAGATCTAGATACGGGCGCATGAACTTTTTCAGCTCTTCCGTAGGCAAAGACGTGAAACATCGGGAAAATGGAAATATCACCTTCCACATATAGGCATCTCCAATTGCTCAAGCTGTTTGAGAATCTCTTGATGATTCAAAAATTACGAGAACTAATATTGGTTCCAGGGGCGGGGCAGGTGTGGACAATTAATAATTTTTCACATTTACATCTTGATGCCcgcatgaaaatttaaaatttatttaccAATGCTCCAAGTTCTATCTTTACCTTTGATTAGTTCCGGACCGGTAGACAAGTTGGCTGACTAAAAGCATGAGTAAGAGGACCGGCCATTGACATACGCCAATACAGTCATCATTGTGTAGATTCACGTAATAAAAGAAAACTCTCATCATTCACTTTTGGGGTTGgaaaggagaggagagagagagtgagagagagaatgttgaaAGAGAGATGTTTAGACCAGAATCCTTTTCAGCCTGGTCCAATCGGTTTCTTGCTAAAACTCATTTTGGTATCCCACTGAACTAGCCATACCATGTAATATTCCCATTCCAAAAAGCAGGAATGTAAGTTTTCAGTTTGTTTTGATGTGCAGATAAAAGCTCCTCTATTTGTTGAGAAACAAACTTTTTACTaagttttcaagtttttgaacTTCATCCATATATAAGAAATACTTGAAAACATGAATTTCAACCAACTGGACAGGCCAGCCTAAAATAGAAGCTGCTCCTGCACATCTTACATACACTACGGTGCATGTGCATGCtctgcatacacacacacagaggcaTATGCACAAACACGTAGTAACCATACCATACTGGCAAGGTTATAAAGGTCGCCACGCAAATTACTCGAGAAACATGCAGATTCTGGTAAATGGCACCAAGACCTTTACTGTTCAACTGTAAATACATGTTACATGAGCCGACATCCACTACCAGAAGGTCTGAAACTACGTAACGGCCTGCTTGCAGAACTCTGTCAACCAGGGGCCAGCTATCGCGAATAACTGGTCACCGAGTCAGGGAGAGGGCATCACCCGGACACTTGGTTTATGCATTTAACAAGGTTTGGTAGAATGGGCGGCAAATTCTCCCCACATAAAGTTTCCTGAAATGTTAAAAACCTACTTAAACTTAGTTTTCTCACCCCACCGCTATCAAGTCAGCAACTTCCCATATGATTTTCATGCACTGGTTAGTGCGTAACTACTTCCGCAGCGTTCAACATATGAAACCACAGCAGCTTTAGTGTACCATTGTTTCTCCCTTCATTTACCACGGTctctatttttcaaataatttgcTATGTAAATAGCGATAACCAACAGCTCAAACATTTCATGTGTTAACTAATGTCCAAGATCCTGCATTGAATCAGCAGATCCTGCTAGCCATGGATGGTCGGTTTGGACTGAGGCAGAGCCCATTTAAGAGGCAGGTAGGCTCAAAGCAAGTCAAGCCCCTTCCAGATCATTATGGAGCTTGGTACAAGGTTTGGGCTGTGAACCCGGTGCCGGATCAACTTTGTTCAGGCACCCATTCAGTTTGATATTCCCATAACTCTTGCCGGATGGATACCTGGAAACCCTCCTGAAGTGCATCCAGTCTCTTCTCAGTCCCTAAGATTTCTCCCGATGGCCAACGTATAGCTCAAGGGGAACTTGATTGACAAACCATTACACTGAACACTATGGCTTCTCCATATTAAATTATGAAAAACATTGTGGAGCAAGCACCAGACTGCACTCCCGACTTACAGGAAAACACGACACTACAAGAGGAAAACTAAAGAAGAAAGGGGATGAACTTATTCTAGAAACTGCCCACCAAGAAATTCTCCATTTTCATCCCATGGGCGAGTTTTGAATGACTTACCAATGATACTGCGCTTCTTGTTTATCGTCCCATCCTCGCACCTATACTGGGggaaaaaatccaaaaacttTTTGCTTCCTAGACTGTCTACACCGTAGAAGAGAAAATCTCTCACCAGCTCctacaaaattaacaaagagaTCCTGAGTGAGGAACGCCATGTTATTTTGACAATGTTAGATGAGACATCACTAGCATTCTCATTATCATCTTTATTAATGTGAAACTTAATCCAAATCGCTCTTATGCTTCATAAAGTAACTAAAAGTACCTCGGCAAAGGACTCCCCCACCAACTTCTGTAAGATTTGCCGTCCAGGGTCCTGCTTGAAACAAACATGGGAGAGATTATCTAAGAAACTATTCATTAATTAAGCATTTTGAAGATGTTACAATAAGAACACCTCTTAAACACAAAATCAAGTTCTCATAATGGTCTTATAAGCAACTCTCAGAGCAAAGCAACTCAAAAGTGCACCAAGGCGCAAGCTCAATCAAAGAGTCACAGAAAGGGCAGCTGTGCTCAGTAACAcaatcattaaaaatcaataagAGGCTTATTAGATGCCAGTGCTTAGAGAAGCACAGCTGAAAAACAGGGGAAGACCCTTTTATAGGTAATGCAGCAAGGGGCAGCAGAGCTCGCTATTGGGCCAGCTTCACGAGCTAGCTCAGTCTGAACAAGTTCTATTCTTGACCAGATGTAGCACAACAAACCgaacaagaaaataaacagGATAAAAATTAATCTACAAGAGAAGTATATAAAAATATACCTTTTCCTACTACACTGTACACATGTACAACATTGGTGGTTGTATACGATCAATGTCAGGAATATATAGTAAATGTATGTACACATAAGATTTCTAACACCTTTCCAACTAACGATGTTACAACTGAAAGTTCACtgagtaaaaaaaagaaaccaatttAAGATTTCAAACAATGCCTTGGTAAAAAAGCTGACCAGTTGAAACTCTGAGCATAAGCAAAATCAATATTCTTTTCCAAGTATTATTCTTTAACATAATGGTAATCCTTCTCAATATGCTTGGTCATCTTATGAGAAGTATGATTACTGAAAATATATGTTGTGCCCACAGCATAACTTCATAGAGCCTTGTCAGGCAACACCCATATTCTGGGTCAATTGTTTCCTTCATAAGATCTTCATTGTAGTTGTAGTAGTCATTGCTTTGTACTATGCTTGAATATCTGTTGATGCATTGTCACATTTTTATCGAGTATTTTGCtgtgtttcattttttcttttttaacattaatatcATTGTGAATTCAActttaaacttaaattaaattatttatccatcattataataatatttttgtcAATCTCTCTGGTTATTTTTGTGCCttgttagtttctcatttatttcatttgtaCCTAATCTTCAGGATTTTCCCTTTCTCTAAGCAAACTTTGCTGTGATTCGCTCGAGAGAAACCTCACCATTAGAAacccaaaaacaatatttatggCTATGGTTTGAGCAGATATAGagttttttcaaataagacaCCTTACTTTGATAAATTTTCATGATAAGAGGAATCTccatataaactttttcatttaaattgcTATCCATTCTTAGCATACACTCATATATTCAGTAAATATTTCACTTCTAATTGATGGATTAAAACAAGGATTCTAATGATGGCCATTCTAACAACAGGAGCAAAAGTTTTTTTCGTTTATGCACTTACcaatatcatttggaaacaaGTCTTGATTTATGCCTTCTTAAAGTACCACAGTTTAAATTTTGTAACCATCTACAACACATagccttctttctttttggtaaatCTTGAATATTTCATGTATGAGCCTTTTCTAGAGATTGTAATTCTACTTTTGATAAGTTTTAATTTTACCTAGTAAAGATTATCTTAGCTTCACTGTTACGGCTCATGCTGAGAATGAATAATGAGATATAGGAGAGAAAGATCTAATCAGACAAAGCTCTTtataattttgagaattttataAGACCTCCTTAGACTTGATTCGTTTATTAGtaaattttcatgtattttataataaaaagtaaGAATGTTGTCTCCTTATGAGCATAAGACTCTAATttcattaaaacattcattaATGACATGACGTTTATCATTCACATGATTTTCATTAAACACATTATTCATGCTATTCTTAATTGATTCAATGTCAGTATTACATAAAAGAATATTCCACTTATTTGCATCAAGTTCCTCAAAACCTTTTCAATTTAAGGTTTCTAACAGTTACATGTGAAGAAATTCGCCAAAAAGAACATTTCATTTTACCCAAATAGAATAGTGGAAGGCAGTGTTGTCAAAATCGGAGTGAATCAGTCAAAATCGGCCAATTCAAATTGAACCGGCTATTCTCCGACTTGATTAAAAAGCCGATTCGAGGCTCTTAAAAAATCAATCTATTTTCACCCAAATCGCTGAGATCGGGTGAGAATTACCGGATTTTGCACTGTCATTCAATTACTTTGCCTTTTCCAAGAAGATGCAGCTTTTGTCAGCAGCACAAGAGTGTTTCTTTAACATTAAGacccataattttttttcaaattaaaaacaatGCATCCTTTTTTAAGATTGatgttgttcctttttttccttttcacaaatTAATCCACCAAATGTGCAAATAAATTAAGTTATTCCAAATTTCTCACTATgttaataagttaaaaaaaaaaatcatatgcagGGTGAGGAATTTCCATCCTTCCACACATCACTAACCCTTAATTTCTATGTTAACTTGGCATACTATTATCAGATTATGTATGtctttcttaaattttataattttttgctttCTAAGTATTTATGCTGTTATATTATTTAGTTtttagatttttcctttttaagttttttatttttcaatttcaatttaacTTTTTATCTTTAGAACACATTTTTCACCAATGTGATTTACAACCGTTCTAATTCGATTCACCTATTTGCTGAACCATTTGACTTTCCGATTCAAATcagaaaccaattttttataacattggtaaAAGGGACAAACTTGCACCTGATATCACCAAACCTAAAATGGCAGATGACATTATGGCAGGAATACATGGTTACTTTGGAAGTGATCACATGGAATTGGAGGCATACATTAGCCCACGATGAGGACAACCATTTGACAAACCAACAGTGACCTATTTTTCTGAGTTTAGCATCAGCATCGCAAATGCATGTTCCTCTCCCAGCCACATACAAACCTTCTTACTGGTCTTTGGAGAACCAACTTCTTGAAGGCACTAAAAGGTTATGCTCAATCGGTAAAACAAACTAGAGCTATAGCCATTAACACTTCTTTATCTGATAGCAGGAGCGCCATCCACCTTGCTAGTGGTTCGGACTTTGGACTCAAGACCTTCAAATTGTAGGCAGCCAAGATATCAAAATTATAGTGCTTGTCTCTTGGCAGGGTCACCAAACCCCATGTTGCAAATCCAAAATAAGGCAAAAGAAGGACTTCTATAGCTCGAATTCATTATCGCTGCCTTCACATCAatataaaacttaaaagcaaTCTTTGAGGGAAACTGGGTCCAGATTTTCTGACTGCTATCAGGTTTTCTCAACAAGATAAACATGATTTCTGAACAAGTTCATCAGTGGTTTGGGTAAAAGCAGAATGCCTAGAAGTACCAAATAAACATCcagaaaatttacaagaaaataaagataCCATGAAAATTTCTAGAGGAATCTTTCATAAATATTCACTTTAATGTAATTCCATAAGCATGGCAATCAAAATAAATGCACTGGAACAGAAAAACATAAtgccaaataaaataaataaatgagataATGTTATGACAGATAAAGGAAACTTAAGAGAAAATTGTAATCAAAATAATAAACTATGCATTAGGACAAAAAAGGATAGACAACTCAAAAACTATGTCAATTATGAAAATGGTACCTTTTCCGTTCTCCATGTTAGG
This window of the Nymphaea colorata isolate Beijing-Zhang1983 chromosome 2, ASM883128v2, whole genome shotgun sequence genome carries:
- the LOC116248387 gene encoding triacylglycerol lipase SDP1-like, with amino-acid sequence MEITSEPTMDPFSIGPTTIVGRTIALRVLFCSSSFRLLRHLWLVALRAWATRVKPILAFFHPRNPHGILFLVALLALFLRRCSNVRSRAESAYRRKFWSNMMRSALTYDEWAHAAKMLDRETSRPSDSDLYDADLVRHKVAELRNRRRDGSLRDVVFCLRADLVRNLGNMCNPELHRDRLHVPALIQDYIDEVSAQLRMVCDSDSDELPLEERLAFLHEARHAFGRTALLLSGGASLGAFHVGVVKTLVENRLLPRIVAGSSVGSIVAAIVGTRTWPELQTFFRDSWHSLKFFDQLGGVFTVVRRVMTHGALHEIRQLQRMLRHLTSNLTFQEAYDMTGRVLGVTVCSPRRHEPPRCLNYLTSPNVVIWSAVTASCAFPGLFEAQELMAKDLNGELVPYHRPVLDGPEAAVSEQRRWRDGSLESDLPMVHLKELFNVNHFIVSQANPHIVPLLRLKDLVRSIGGQFAAKLAHLTEMEVKHRCNQVLELGFPLGGLAKLFAQDWEGDVTVVMPATLSQYSKIIQNPTYVDLQKAANQGRRCTWEKLSAIKANCGIELVLDECVAYLNHMRRLKRRAERAAAAAQGLMNGGGMVRISASRRIPSWNRIARENSAGSLDEESLAEGLQVGGLQSGRNARNSRGNHDGSDSDTESTDLNNSSWTRSGGPLMRTASADKFISFVQSLEFGLEQSKHLKDEQLLAHAITDETVRETPQPDPRAVQMGSRPSGTGSSITVSEGDLLQPEMAEHGIVFNVVRMEDLSQVNKSCGPEQSSSHPVAECVQIDCPDKDMEGYNASSTSDDDCEGKS